Proteins found in one Aethina tumida isolate Nest 87 chromosome 1, icAetTumi1.1, whole genome shotgun sequence genomic segment:
- the LOC109609178 gene encoding collagen alpha-1(IX) chain isoform X3: MLVLQLDRWIPYIWVILSLQLAKTIRAQLSLIEEQSAPCADFRIGDDDLQAYDFIRQFRLDLLETQYPGVSRVKGSNRMQTAYRLDKDADLTLPTRDIFPLGLPEQFSFICTFRTRRVPKNTWHIIRVTDLESKPQFLISLNPINRTIEFAVSNYEGRLQKLEFHNTNVFDKNWHKIHFGVTREKVMLYVDCEEKSELLLEPRGPIDLNGEIAVSKFANTKETVPIDLQWMVMSCDPTRPERESCLELPKIKPLEEPRPQIRPPVTTRRPETCDVICPQGPPGFNGTDGLPGLPGLPGPVGPMGLIGPPGAPGLRGLQGPRGNLGFPGVKGEVGSPGLQGMPGIKGAQGSPGFPGTPGRDGLPGAKGSKGDSGVAGPKGERGTDGLPGIPGIEGPPGPRGPPGEVITKTGVAVQGPQGPPGPRGPAGPPGLDGAIGPRGFPGEEGAPGRNGIDGRPGAKGSKGDRGDAGEKGERGYPGEAGPPGLPGTQVAGDSSPGLPGLPGQKGEPGMPGLPGLQGIKGEPGDRGEEGGKGETGDRGSPGVPGQDGARGPPGKDGLPGAEGAMGQRGYPGPPGNQGPMGLIGLPGPSGPQGLPGTPGEKGERGTPGLPGLPGSSLGAGERGPAGPQGLPGPAGNDGEKGERGFPGLPGPPGIVGPPGPQGPEGVPGKDGPQGLPGQRGEPGPRGFEGQPGPAGRDGATGLTGKAGEKGDRGDQGLQGPVGPRGLPGHMGPSGLPGSPGVPGIPGNEGKQGLPGPPGPPGPPGEVASNLIVDSGYAAGVHGPRGFPGSPGMPGERGASGERGPEGPAGQPGVPGKEGPPGLPGPPGQRGQPGIPGTQGPPGRSYTDSEIRDICAAVLRDKRASLILGLRGPPGPPGLRRKGPPGKPGVPGIPG; the protein is encoded by the exons ATGTTGGTGTTACAACTGGATAG ATGGATACCATACATATGGGTTATTTTAAGTTTGCAATTAGCTAAAACAATTAGGGCAC aattaagctTAATAGAAGAACAAAGCGCCCCTTGCGCAGATTTTAGAATAGGTGATGATGATCTCCAAGCTTACGATTTTATTAGGCAGTTTAGATTGGACCTTCTAGAAACACAATATCCTGGTGTTTCAAGGGTAAAGGGTTCAAATCGGATGCAAACTGCCTACCGGCTTGACAAGGATGCAGATTTAACGCTACCTACAAG agACATATTTCCACTGGGATTGCCGGAACAGTTCTCGTTCATCTGCACATTCCGAACTAGGAGGGTACCCAAAAATACCTGGCACATTATCAGAGTAACAGACTTAGAATCAAAACCCCAATTCTTAATTTCACTGAATCCCATTAATCGAACCATCGAATTCGCAGTTTCCAATTACGAGGGACGACTTCAAAAACTGGAATTTCACAATACAAAC gtttTCGATAAAAACTGGCATAAGATCCATTTCGGCGTGACCAGAGAGAAGGTCATGCTGTACGTGGATTGCGAAGAAAAGTCTGAACTTCTACTGGAACCAAGGGGACCAATTGATCTGAACGGTGAAATTGCAGTTTCGAAATTCGCCAACACCAAAGAGACTGTGCCG ATCGACCTCCAATGGATGGTAATGAGTTGCGACCCAACAAGACCAGAGAGGGAATCATGTCTGGAATTACCG aaaattaaaccaCTCGAAGAACCTAGACCACAAATACGACCTCCAGTGACCACTCGTCGACCAGAAACGTGTGACGTTATTTGCCCTCAGGGTCCACCTGGATTTAATGGTACAGAC GGTTTACCAGGTTTACCCGGCCTCCCGGGGCCTGTTGGTCCGATGGGTTTGATTGGTCCGCCAGGTGCCCCTGGTTTGCGAGGTTTACAAGGTCCGAGAGGGAATTTGGGATTTCCTGGAGTTAAAGGCGAAGTA ggTTCACCCGGTTTGCAAGGAATGCCGGGAATAAAAGGAGCTCAAGGTTCGCCTGGATTTCCAGGAACTCCTGGTCGAGACGGTTTGCCGGGCGCAAAAGGATCAAAG GGTGATAGTGGCGTCGCTGGACCAAAAGGTGAAAGGGGAACCGATGGTCTACCTGGTATTCCCGGTATCGAAGGACCTCCCGGTCCTAGGGGGCCTCCTGGAGAAGTTATAACAAAAACTGGTGTGGCAGTTCAAGGACCACAAGGTCCCCCAGGACCAAGAGGGCCAGct GGGCCACCTGGTTTGGATGGTGCAATTGGTCCAAGAGGTTTTCCAGGAGAAGAGGGTGCTCCAGGTCGTAATGGTATAGACGGACGACCAGGTGCAAAAGGCAGCAAGGGAGACCGCGGTGATGCAGGTGAAAAGGGAGAAAGAGGATATCCTGGAGAAGCT gGCCCACCAGGACTACCAGGAACACAAGTTGCGGGTGATTCCAGTCCGGGCCTACCTGGTTTGCCCGGACAAAAAGGAGAACCTGGTATGCCTGGACTTCCTGGTCTGCAAGGTATTAAGGGTGAACCAGGAGATAGAGGTGAAGAAGGTGGAAAGGGAGAAAcgg gTGATCGTGGTTCACCTGGCGTTCCCGGACAGGATGGTGCAAGAGGTCCTCCGGGCAAAGATGGTTTACCTGGTGCTGAAGGTGCAATGGGACAAAGAGGTTATCCAGGTCCACCTGGGAATCAAGGACCAATGGGTCTTATAGGACTACCa GGTCCGTCCGGTCCTCAAGGTTTACCAGGAACTCCTGGTGAGAAAGGTGAAAGAGGCACTCCAGGATTGCCGGGATTACCGGGATCGTCACTTGGTGCCGGAGAGAGAGGCCCTGCAGGTCCACAAGGACTGCCAGGGCCAGCTGGTAATGATGGTGAAAAGGGTGAAAGAGGTTTCCCAGGTCTTCCAGGTCCTCCTGGTATTGTTGGGCCTCCAGGACCTCAAGGACCAGAAGGTGTACCAGGAAAAGATGGACCTCAA ggCTTGCCAGGTCAAAGAGGTGAACCAGGTCCCAGAGGCTTTGAAGGACAACCTGGTCCTGCAGGAAGGGATGGTGCAACTGGTCTTACAGGAAAGGCTGGCGAGAAAGGTGATCGCGGGGATCAAGGACTTCAAGGACCTGTAGGACCAAGAGGTCTACCTGGACATAtg GGTCCCAGCGGACTGCCTGGATCTCCAGGCGTTCCAGGAATTCCTGGAAATGAGGGAAAACAAGGTCTTCCAGGTCCTCCAGGACCACCTGGTCCGCCAGGGGAAGTAGCGTCCAACTTAATCGTAGATAGCGGATACGCTGCAGGAGTACACGGACCTAGAGGTTTTCCAGGAAGTCCAGGAATG CCTGGTGAAAGAGGAGCAAGTGGAGAGCGGGGCCCTGAAGGGCCTGCAGGGCAACCTGGCGTACCAGGCAAAGAAGGACCGCCAGGTTTACCGGGGCCTCCAGGACAAAGAGGACAGCCAGGAATACCAGGCACACAAGGACCTCCC GGAAGATCGTATACGGACTCGGAAATTAGGGACATATGTGCAGCTGTCTTAAGAG
- the LOC109609179 gene encoding G2/mitotic-specific cyclin-B has translation MISRKIKNDVDSLPDRENLVAKSTKATLLQHVPRPALGELGNRMHITAKGAGDVKKGLVGKETKKVFPKQNSTAYLKCLDKVTTGKVADKPTANIQAKNVTSKPMIFTDTTEAYTIKQLSIMDPDEDSKNDPQMVAEYLGDIFNYLRELEDKYAVEKDFLYNHKSTPKMRAILINWLVEVHQNFKLCLETLHLCVSLVDRYLQVNKTVGRELLQLVGTSALLIASKYEEVYIPDIEDFTYICDNTFSRKQVLTMEASILKTLDFNLGKPASIHFLRRYSKIAQAKSEHHNLGKYILELALLDYNFAHVKPSLLAAAACCLSIAVIDDIKNVKSVWTILLRKFSTYSYDDIRGIMCELAVLIDKSPSMKYQAVRLKYASSKFLKISLNPNLSGTIIKRLIMHVPKPE, from the exons ATG atttcccgtaaaataaaaaacgatgTGGATTCCTTGCCGGATAGGGAAAACTTGGTTGCGAAATCGACAAAAGCGACTCTACTTCAGCATGTACCGAGACCTGCTTTGGGTGAATTGGGCAACCGAATGCACATTACTGCCAAAGGTGCTGGTGACGTAAAAAAGGGACTTGTCGGAAAAGAAACCAAAAAGGTATTTCCAAAACAAAATTCGACAGCCTATTTAAAATGTCTTGATAAAGTAACCACTGGAAAAGTGGCCGATAAACCCACTGCAAATATCCAAGCAAAAAATGTCACATCAAAGCCGATGATATTTACTGACACAACTGAAGCATACACCATTAAACAGCTTTCTATAATGGATCCGGATGAGGATTCTAAAAATGATCCACAAATGGTTGCAGAGTATCTgggagatatttttaattatttacgtgAATTGGAAGATAAATATGCAGttgaaaaagattttttatataatcacaAGTCTACGCCAAAGATGCGTGCAATCCTTATTAACTGGCTTGTTGAGgttcatcaaaatttcaaGCTTTGCCTTGAAACTTTACATTTGTGTGTGTCCCTTGTCGATCGTTATTTACAAGTGAACAAGACTGTTGGACGCGAATTACTTCAGCTTGTTGGCACCTCTGCATTACTCATCGCAAGTAAATATGAGGAAGTTTACATTCCTGATATAGAAGATTTCACATATATCTGTGATAACACCTTCAGTAGGAAACAAGTATTAACCATGGAGGCTAGTATTTTGAAGACTTTGGATTTTAATTTGGGCAAGCCTGCCTCTATTCACTTTCTCAGAAGATACAGCAAAATTGCACAAGCAAAGAGTGAACATCATAATTTAGGAAAGTACATTTTGGAACTTGCACTCTTGGATTATAATTTTGCACATGTGAAGCCATCACTTCTAGCTGCTGCTGCATGTTGTTTGTCAATTGCAGTTATTGATGATATTAAGAACGTCAAGTCTGTGTGGACAATCCTTTTAAGAAAGTTCTCGACTTATTCATATGATGATATTAGAGGAATTATGTGTGAATTGGCAGTGCTTATTGATAAGAGCCCCAGCATGAAATATCAGGCAGTAAGATTGAAGTATGCATcatcaaaattcttaaaaatcagCTTGAATCCAAATTTGTCTGGAACCATCATTAAAAGACTGATAATGCACGTGCCCAAACCAGAATAG